One genomic window of Octopus bimaculoides isolate UCB-OBI-ISO-001 chromosome 2, ASM119413v2, whole genome shotgun sequence includes the following:
- the LOC106877913 gene encoding profilin-4, translating into MENPLMILQEILMKTQHVQQAAIVDARSNMVKASSIGFTLDYEALANFQFAFKNPMLIRERGLEYNKMLYTVVRAEPDVVYAKLDKRGIVLVKTNTFIVVATYIEGMYPSVCVEAVERLADYLKFKNK; encoded by the exons ATGGAAAACCCTTTAATGATACTACAAGAAATACTCATGAAAACTCAGCATGTACAACAAGCTGCTATTGTTGATGCCAGAAGCAATATGGTGAAGGCTTCTTCAATTGGTTTTACT TTGGATTATGAAGCACTTGCAAATTTTCAATTTGCTTTCAAAAACCCAATGCTGATCAGAGAAAGGGGACTGGAATACAATAAAATGCTGTATACTGTAGTCCGAGCAGAACCTGATGTAGTTTATGCAAAATTG GATAAAAGAGGGATTGTCTTGGTAAAAACTAACACATTCATTGTTGTAGCTACTTACATTGAAGGCATGTATCCTAGTGTATGTGTTGAAGCTGTTGAAAGGTTAG